The window GGAGTGAAAGTTCTGGTACATATTATTCAGATAACGTACATTTATATTATTAAATTATTATATATGAGAAAAGAATGGAGAGAATATCATTCAGAGAATGGTGAAATATGGGAAATATTCGCTGATACAAATGATAATGAAAAAAAAGAAGATCTAATTTCAAGGTCAGGAAGTAATGCTATCATGCGAAAATATATGAAAACATTAGATTACATACAAGTGACCATAATTCCTTGTGCTAGAATAATTGATGACATAAAAAAAAGAGAAGGAAAAGAAAAATATTTTCGCTTGAAAATTAATCTATTAAATGGTGAGGACTGGTTTGGAATATCTAGCAATTTTTTTGATAAAGAAGAAATAGAAAAGCTATCCAATATGTTTATAGGATTAACTAAAAGGCAAGCTGAAAGGATATGGATAGCAAAAAAATTAGGAAATTTCAATACAAATAGATTAGATTTATAAGAAACACTGAATGGTAAAAATCTAATTAAAATCAATGAAAAAACTTGGAGCTAAAGAAATTGTAATTAGTGATTCGTAAAGTAGAGTTTATTTATAAATCATATTCTGATTTTCCAAAAAGCGATTGTGTGTTCTCAGATTATACAATGAATATGGATGATTTAAAAAATAAATCATTGATTATAAATGAAAATTGGATTTCGGAATTTAATTGAAAAAAATAATCTTTAAAGAAGGAATAGTTTCTTAAACTAATATTAAAAAAATAATTAATAATAAAATGAATAACCAAATAAACGAACTCCTCTATCACTATAACGAAGATGGAAAAGAAGGACATGATCTAAACGAAGTACAACTCCTTGAAAAAATAGATCCGGACAGAGTTGAACAATTAAAATTACTTCTTCAAAATGACAACCAATATATTGCTTATCAGGCCATGCTTATTTTATTGGCGTGGGCAATACCGGAAGGATTTGAACAACTTGATCGGTTCATTTCCGAAAAATGGGATGAAAAAGAAAATTTTGAACCCCATAGACTTCATAGTGAAGATAATGTATATGATGTAATTACAAACGCCTTATATATTGCCACATTGAATGGAAAAACGGAACAGGAACTTTATCCATATATTAAGCATTTTTTGAATATTTATGGTGATAAATTTTTTGAATCCAATCTAAAAGATTTCCTTTTAAAGAAAAATTGCCAACCACTTTTAGAAGAAATAGAACAGGCAATACAGGCAGCCTTACAAAATAAAAGATATTATCAGGCGAGTCAGCTGTTTCCGGTACTTGTTCATTATGATAAAAGTACTTTTAATAAATATGCAGATATTTTTAAATCTTTGATAAAAGAAGATGATAGAATTGCATATAATATTGAAGAAGCAGAAAAGAGCATGCAATAATCTGTTATACAATTTGTATAAATTTAAAAGAAAGTCTATTACTACCGCACGAATCTTTTCGTGCGGTTTTTATTTTCAATCATTTTATCTGTAAGTTTTATCTTTATAAAAGAATAATCAATACTTTTGAATACATCAAATAATCAAAGTTAATAACTCATTAAAATATTGAATATGAAAAAAACACTATTCTTTTGTTCCCTGCTCTTCTGTCTTTCCGTAGGTGCCCAAACTATAGAATCCGGAAGCCACAGTACCACAGGATATATTAAAAGTGACGGAACCATAGAAAACAACAGCCATTCCACCGTGGGATACATTAAAAATGATGGGACTGTCGAAAATAAAAGCAGAAGCACTATTGGGTACATCAAAAGTGACGGAACTATCGAAAACAAGAGCCGCTCTACAGTGGGCTATGTGAAAGAAGATGGAACAGTAGAAAACAGCAGCCATTCCACTATTGGTTACATCAAAGATGATGGAACAGTTGAAAATAGCAGCCACAGCACTATCGGGTATGCAAGAGGAGTCAAAAAAGAATGGGCGGCGGTAGTGTATTTCTTCTTTAAACTGGATTAATTATCAACGCTGCGAAAAGAAATTAGCATTAAGCATATAAGCTGAAAAAGGCTCGGATTTTATCATCTGAGCCTTTTTTATTATAGATACAGGCCAGGTTTTATTAAATAAAAATACAGATCTGGTTATTTTACTTATTCGGAAAAGAAAGGCTACTGCAACTACAGAATAGACAGGTCAAAAAACTTTCACAGGAACAAAAAAAGTATGAATTTTGGGCAATGAAACTTAAGAAGTCATCATCCGGTTTCTTACAAGTAAATGTTACTGCAACTACAGCGTAACGAGGCTAAAATCCTTTTCCAGGGATAAAAAAGGATGAGTTCAGAACTTTAAAACATAACATAAATTATCATTGAAACCAAAGTGTAATTATGCCCGGAAGCATAACTTATAAAAAAGTATTATGGAGGAAAATAAACTAACAACCAGAGACCAGTTAAAAATCTATTTTGAAACAGGGAAATATCCTACAGAAAGTCAGTTTGCGGATTTAATAGATTCTTTAAGGCTTAGAGAAGATGTCTTTACCAAAAGAGAACTAGCCATTTTTGCCAATAATTTAGCAGCTATTGACAACATATACGTTAATTTTTTAGCAAATAATGTCGGAAATCTAAAATTTTCAATAGTGGTAAGCACGAATGATGAACCGGATCAGGTGATCTCATCTACTGATTTCAGAAGCTTTTTAGATAAACGTTATATTATAGGCAGCGCACCTTATACTATAAAAGTAAAAGAAATCTTAGAAGGTGATTTGGGAGAAACGGAATATTATAATCTGGCTTACCAATTAAATCAGACTTATACCATTTACAGATTATTCGGAAATAATCTGAATGCAGTTTCTGCTGGTTTTGACTTTGGAGAGGTAGAAAGTATCGGCTTACCCATACAAATCACAAAAGGAGCCTATGGAAGAAAAATAAACATTTTAAACACTAATGTTAAGTTCGTTAATAAAACGGAAGTACCTATCCAATATAGAATAGAAGCCGTTGGATGGGGCGATCAATATAGAGCTGAAGATACCGTTACTGATCATTATGATCTGGGAGATTATTTGACCTTCTTTTATAAGGCAGACCTTACAAAAATCAATCAACACATAAAGTGTGAAGTTTATAATGCCGACAATGATACCCTTTTGACGACAGGTTATTTATCAGCAGGACAAAACCAGAATTCTGTGAATGGCGGCCAGATCAATGAGGTCAGAAATGTAAGAATCGAATGCAGCTATTATGAGAATGTAAAATAATGAGCTCCGGACAGAGCATGCGTAGAAATGAAAACCAAGGAACAATAAAGTAATATGGAAGAAAATAAATTAACCCCAAGAGAAGAATTAAAAACCTATTTTAAAACCGGTAAATATCCCACACAAAATCAATTTTCTGATTTAATAGATTCTTTGAGGCATAAAGAAGATGGTCTTACTAATAAGGAAATAGTAACTCTTGCCAATAGGTTAGGAGCTATTGAAAACGGATTCATCGGCTATGTAAATTATGCTGCTGCAGATGAAGAGTTTCCGATTGTAATAAGTTCACAGGATGAAGAAGATCAGGTAATTGATGCGGGTAAAGGTAATAACACTGAAGGAGTAAAGCAATATTTCCTGGGTAGTGCACCTTATACTATTAAGGCAAAAAAATTCTCAGCAGAAAATTTAGGAGAAAACGAATATTATGTTTTGCGCTACGAAACAGATCCAACATATATGTTTTATAGTATGATGTCTAGATTGTTCGGGAATACCCTGCCTTCAATTCCTGATGGGTTTGACTTTGGTCCCCTGAAAGGTAAAAGATTTTATTTTGAAATAAGCAAGCGTAGTTATGGGCAAAAAATAAACATTGTAAACACAAATATTAAATTTGTTAATAAAACTGATGCCTTTATTGAATATATGATATATGGAGGAGGAGGTCTTTGGGGGCATGAATATACAAGTGGAGATATTGTTACAGATCATTATGATATAGGGGATTTTCTGACCTTTTTTTATAGAGCAGACCTTCGGAAAATTGATAAGAATATCGAATGCAGGATCTATGATGAAGATACTGACCAGCTTTTAGCCACCGGTTACCTGGCTGCAAACCAAAATAATGTAAACATTCCAAATAACGGGAGTACCAATCAAACCAGAAATGTCAGAATCGAATGTGATTATGTCATCAATGAAAAATAATCATATTAGAATATCTGAGCAGCAATCGATATACAAAGCATTTTTATTCCTGCAATAATGATACTGGCATAATCAATTCCAGCAGAATGGATCTGAGAATAAAGAAATGTAGATTTTGAAATCAGGTAATAATCATTGGATTCTAGAAAATTAAGAGTTACTGCAACTACAGACAAGCGGGGGCAAAAAACTTTTATAAGAACAATAAAGTGATTAATTTTGAACTGTTATCACAACATAAATAATAATTGCTATTAGATAACAAAACAAACCTTATCCTGCCAATACAAAAGATATTTGGATCACAAGGCAGCAGAGAATTAATCCATTACATTCTCATGACTAAAAATACAACCTCAATAGGATAAAATATTCTGTAACAGAAACTTTTCCATTGGAATTTCATCCGCAATGCGAAACGAGGGTTGTCACATCTATTTTTTTTTTTTTTAAAGCAAATAATAAATTCTGTGGAAATGGAAGGCGGAAATGTATTGCAGAAAATGAAGGAACGTGAATCATAGATTTTAGGTGTAATAGATTGTTTATGAGGAATATGTGGATTACTGCAACTACAGGATAGAGAGGGTGAAAAACTTTTATAAGAACAAAAAAAGAATCAATTTTGAACTTTACATCACAACGGGTAATCAGCTCCGGAAAGCGGTTATAATAAGAACATAAGCCAATAAAGAAAACTAAAATATCATGGAAGAAAACAACATATTAACCCCAAGAGAGGAGCTGAAAACCTACTTTGAAACCGGGAAATATCCTACAGAAAGCCAGTTTGGCAGATTCATAGATAATTATCTCCATTTAAATGAGCTTAATTTCGGACTGGATGTAAAGGCATCAGCAGATTGGACAGCGAAATATTATCATTTCTATAGAGCCGGGAATATTGAAAAATCAGGACGAGGGCATATCAATCTGGAAGCAGAATCCGGAAGAGAACCACAGGCTATAGATAATTATGTACATACTTTCAGCAGAAGTGTAAGTTATAAATATTTAAAGGTAAAATTATCAAACGAATTGGATATTGATAAATACAAACCTAAGATTATTATAAAACGTTACAAACAGAAAAAAAAGGTCAAAAATGGATTCAAAGATGCAGGTTTTTACAAGGAACAGCAATTAGATGCAATATCCCTGGGAAGAATGTCCGAATACCCTGTAACGTCTAAAGAAATGATTCTGGATATTAATCCTATTAATTATTTCAAACCTGGATCACAGTTCAATGAGTTTTATCCATCGGGTACACTTACCAGACCTGGTTCATTCAGACATACGGTTCATCATAGAAAACCATTTTCTCTTATTCAGATGCTTTTGGAAATTGAGATAAATGGGAAAAAATATACATCGTATCCCGTTAATATAAAAATTATTTTGGGACGGGACTTTTACGATTTGGTTAATTACATTATTGATTAATCACAAACATACCTCAATCGGAGAGATACTCATTGGCAGGACACCTTTTAGCGTCTGAAATCCAGGAATTTTCTGATGTGTAAATATTGGAATCTCCTTCTGGAAGCAGAATGACGGGCCTACGGATCTACTATTCTCTTTCAGCCGCAGATTGATTCTTTAAACAGAAGGACTCCAATGAAGGAGCGACTTTCCGAAAGCAGCTGCTGTGTCAGCTGTGGAGAGACACTCGAATGTGAGCTACTTTCCGGTTGAGGTTTTCTTAGCAAACTACAAAATACAATGCACTCTCCTTGAGATGCTGCATGATATTTAAAACATATAAAACATACAACACACCTCAATCGGAGAGATACTCATTGGCAGGACACCTTTTAGCGTCTGAAATCCAGGAATTTTCTGATGTGTAAACACTGGAATCTCCTCCTGGAAGCAGAATGGCAGGTCTTCATATCTCTTGTTCTCTTTCAGCCGCAGATTGATTCTTTAAAAAGAAGGACTCCAATGAAGGAGCGACTTTCCGAAAGCAGCTGCTGTGTCAGCTGTGGAGAGACACTCAAATGTGAGCTACTTTCCGGTTGAGGTTTTTTGAAATCAACTACAAGATAAGTGAATGTGTCCTAAAGTGAGAAGGATGCAATACACCGGATCTTAAAAAAGATAAAAACTAATGGAGTCAGAACAATTACAAAAATTATTTACTCATTTAGAAAAGGTTATTACATGGCGTATAAACAATCCTTCAGAGGATTTTAATGTAGGAGCCCCTGAATTTAACACTAATAACCATGAGAATTTTCAATTAGGAGATTATATTTCAGGGAAGGAGCTTGCCCATCAGGAAGTTGTGATTCTTTTAATGGCTTTATTACCACGATTGGATCCATCATTGCTGAAACGCATTTATTTGGAGTTTCCAGGTAGTGAGCTGTTTGACTTTTGTTCAACCAACGATAGCGGCAGGCTCTTTTATCCTACAATTCAGGCCGCTCAATACATTTTAGGAGGAGATAGTATTTCAGGACGATTGAAATCACTGGATTATTTCAGCCCGGATTCGGTTTTGAGTAAAGAAGAACTCATTGTTTTTTCAGGTTCAGCCCATGAACATGCATTAATGAACAGCCAGATAAATGTTCATGAAGAAGCTTTTAACAAAATCATTTTTGACACGGAATTATTGCCGAAAATGAGCAATGATTTTCCGGCAGAACAAATACTCACACGTCGATCATGGACAGATTTAATACTTCCTCAAACTACGTTACAGGAACTTAAAAGTATTGAAGCCTGGTATAACAGCAGCCGGATTCTTATGGAAGACTGGAACATGCAGACAAAACTTAAACCAGGGTTCAGAGTGTTGTTTCATGGAGAACCGGGAACAGGAAAAACTCTTGCCGCCAGTCTCTTAGGAAAATACACCCAACGTCCTGTTTTCAGAGTAGATGTTTCTATGCTGGTCTCAAAGTACATTGGAGAAACAGAAAAGCAATTAGCTAAACTGTTCAACAAAGCAGAAAATAAAAACTGGATTTTATTTTTTGATGAAGCGGATGCTATTTTCGGAAAAAGAACCTCTGTAAAAGATTCCCATGACAAATATGCCAATCAGGAAGTTTCTTATTTGCTGCAACGCATAGAAACATTTTCAGGGCTTATTATTCTGGCATCCAACTTTAAAAATAATATGGATAAAGCCTTTACGCGACGCTTTCATAGCTGCATACAATTCAATAATCCAAAACATGAGGAGCGTCTGCGTATCTGGCAGCAAAATTTACCCGAACAATTACAGCTTGAAGATATTGATCTGGAACAAATTGCCCAACGATATGAATTGACAGGTTCTAATATTATGAATATCATACAGGATGTAAGCTTAAAAACAATTGCATTAAAAGAACCTGGTTACAAAGTAAGTGCAGACATGTTGTTGGATAGCATCAAAAAAGAATACGTAAAAGAAGATAAAATCTTTATGTAAAAATTTGAATTTCAACTGGATTTCCCGGAACTGAAGAATTCAGGATAAGCCTGTTCAATTTTTAAAAACTAAAACCAATGAAAACAAAGATTCTGCTATTGCTCATATTGAGCAGTCTCATGTTAGGCTGTCGAAGCAAACACAAAATTACAACTACATACAAAGAGAATACAAAGGAAACAGAAAAAGTGAAAGTTGATTCTTCAAGCTTTCAAAGCTTACAATCAACTCAAAGTATTTCAGATAATGTATTGCTGAAGGAAGAGAGAAATGAAATATCCGGAGATCTGTTGATTAAAGGAAAATCTGATGCGTCTAATCCCCTTGTTTTCCATAATGTGGTGGAAGGTGATACCATTCAGCGTATTTCCATCGTGGGAAATGCAGAATATTCCATCAGCAGCTATTATGCAAAGGTTAATCGTGAAAAATCTGAGGTTAAAAAAGAAGAAATTACCCATGCTATTCAGGATGTAACCCAGAAAACGGGTTCAAAAGAAACAATCAGAGAAGTGGCTTCAAAAGTCTCTGAAGAAACAAAGAAAATTCAATCAGATGGATTTGAAATCCTGGCCTGGATTTTCATTACGATCCTTGGAATTACTTTAATACTCATCTTTTTCACCTACAAATATTTTAAGCTATGAAAACATCACAAAAAGGAATCAACCTGATTGTATCATTTGAAGGCTTCAGTTCAAAGCCCTATCTGGATTCTGCAGGAATTCCGACAATAGGGTATGGTAACACTTATTATCCGGGAGGAAAGAAAGTAACCATGAAAGACCCTGCAATCAGCAAAGAGAAAGGAATAGAGCTATTTTCATCTGTTTTACCAACTTATGAAAAAATCGTTAACAGTAAAATTAAATTGATGCTTACTCAAAATCAATTTGATGCCCTCGTATCGCATACTTACAATACCGGAGGATCAGATGGACTGTTTTCTTTGATTAATAAAAAAGCAGATGAGCAGGCAATCAGAAATTGGTTTACCACGAAGTACATTACCGCAGGTGGAAAAACTTTAAACGGACTCATCCGCAGAAGAAAGGCTGAAGCTGATCTGTTCTTTTCCAAATAACAATTCCCATCTGATAGTGGGGACTTTAAATCATCTATTATCATTGGATATAAATCTTCAAAGCCAGGTGTGACCTTCCTTTCCTGCTTCAAACTGCTCATACAGTTCAAATTTTACGCAAAAATGTTATAGTATCATTGTAATATTTTGAGATCGCAAAAGTGGAATCAGCTTCATTGATTCTTTCTAAGTGAATACATTGCCATATAGCTTCATCTGCAAGTATATGGCCTTCTTCGCTCCTTTAAAATGTCACGCCATAGAAATAATCTTTAAGCCTTTCCTAATTATCAATTTTATCAAAACTAATTATCAATTATCAAATGAGTACACCATTACATACAATTTTCAGTTGGTTTGAAACTGGAGATTTTCCAACAGAAACCCAGTTTAAAGACACATTTTTATCTTTTTATCACAAAGATGACTTAATTCCCATGGAAGGTATTGAAGGGTTTGAAGAAATTTTTCAATTATTTGCCAGTGCAGAAGCATTTCAAAAACACTTAACAGATCCAGCGGCTCATTCGGAATATCTGGCTCTGCTGAATGCCGGTAATCTAACACCAGCTCATGTTGACAACTGGAAAAATAAACTTGGAATTAAAAATGTTGCTACGGTTGACAGTTCTGAGCAATCAGGTAATGTATACACTAAGATACAGGTAGATGGCTTTGTTGATGAATTGAAAGATGCAGATAAGAACCTGGCATCTGATATAGAAAAAATTAAAAGGATACTGTTATCTAATGATCTTTCTTTGGATGAACTTCAGGAAATAATTGATTTCATTAAAGAAAGTCGTGACGATATTGAAGCTTTGAAAGCTGTTTCAGGGCAGACAAGTGAAGATAAAGTAAAACTGTTACTTGACTACGATTGGCTAAGCAGCCCGAAAAACCAACAGGAATTTAATAGGCAAATCTATGATAAGGTCTTGCTGCTCTCACAGACAGCTACAAGTGCAGTAGTGCAGATTACCGGAAGTGCTGTATTTCCCAATACCCTTGAAACGGAAAATGTGATCATTCAAGCCAGGGACAGTGTTACAGGTAAAAAAATAAATATTGACGATTACGCAACCAACCAAACCATCGAGATTAAGATGTTAGGAGACCTCGCTAATCCAATTAACATTCTCATTTTAAAAGTTAAACCATAAAAAAATAAAGAACTATGAATAATAACGCAGTAATCAGTAATAACGCACATCAGGATAATTTTTTTGGTGAGCTGCAACGTACCCGTTTTCATTACCATACTTCATTTCCTGATACGAATGGAGTTCCTGCAGGTTGGATAATTGATTATAAGGGGCAGCTGCATCAATGGAACGGAGCGGAATGGATTAATCTGGCTCAGAATTATGTACATCCTGATTATCCGCTGACTAATAATCCATTTCAGACAGATCAGACAAGCGGACTTCTATTGCTAAGTCAGATCCTGACCAATAGTTCAGGGCATGTTATTAAAGTCGCAGGCCGAAATCTTACCAATGCAGATATTGTCTCTATTTTTCTGAATGACGCTACTCAGTCAGGTACTTATACATGGTCATCCAATAAGATTAAAACTTATATTGAAAACTTAATAGGACAAAGTCTTACAGGAGCATTGATTTATCAGCCAGGCGGCTATATTCCTTCTACTACTCAGGGTTCAATGACGACTCCATCACCCGTTACATCAGCTGCCATTAAAACAGGAATGGTGTGGGTGATTACAGCAAATGGCTGGGTGGGCAATGAACCCGTTTCTGTGGGTGACCATCTTATTGCTAATACCGATGATGCTTCCAATACTCCTAAAAATTATCAGATTATAGAAAAAGGTATTCCTGATATTGTAGATGCTACAGATGCGGTGAAAGGACTGATTCAGATTGCTACAGATGTTGAAGCTATTGCAGGAATTGATCCTAATAAAGCAATGACTCCAAGATCTACGAAAGCGGTTCTGGATGCAAAAATTAAATCCAAAACATGGCAAATCGGAGATGGTTCTTCCGTTACTTTTCCCATTAATCATGGCTGGAATACCCTGAATGTTGATTATATCTGTTACCGCAATACCGATAACAGAAAAATAAATGTAAGCTGTGTGACTACATCAGCAAATGATGTACAAATAGATGTTTTAGCACCTCTTACCCCGAATGAATATAGAATTACTTTAACTGCAAGACTAGACTAATGATTGCTCCTGAATATTTTAACAATCACATCGCTGTAGAAGGCGAAATAATTGTGAAAAGTGTTCCAAACGATGCAGGTTCTGTAATGGTTTGGAATTCTGTAACGAAAAAAATCAGCACCAGAACCCATGCGGAAATAGTTTCTGATTTAAATTTAGTAACAACGAATACGTATCAGGATATACCGGTAAGAAAATCCTTCTCAGGAGGTACAGGTAATGCCTACAATGCAGTAGCTTTAGAATTAAAAGGTAATGGTGCGTCTGATACAATTTACCCCGCAATTTCTTTTCATCAGCCGGGTCTTTATGCTGCTACACTGCAGTATAGGTCAAATGGGTATCACTTTATGAATATCAATGGCAATGCTTTTGATTACGTGAGATCGGCCGGGTATTATAAAGACGGGTCAAATGATGAAAGATTCCTTACGGGAGGCGGCGGGGATTATGATTCCCGAAGAAAGGAAGACTCCTGGTATCATTCCGGAAGAGATTTTCCACAGGGAACATTGATTGAAACTGATGTAGATTATTCTTTAGACTATGGAGACCAGTTTCTTTTAGAGATTAAAGGTAATATGTACGGAACTGATCAGCCTTTAGATTGTAAGATCCAGGGCTATATCTATAACGGTACTATTATTTCTCATAGCGGCTATTCCACATTGTATTACTGGAATGCGATTACTGCATTAAACTTAAACGGTAAACTTTGTTTTTGGTTTACTCAATTATCTTACTGGCAGGGGTTTGATGTAAAAGTTACTGCTGGCTATGGAGGTTTAGACCAGGGTAGAAACAGAGTTACTTCAGTGTCGGATCATCCGGATCCGGGAGGTACAAAAAGGGTTCAGATCAATCTTAAACATTTACTTACCAGAGAAGAGTTAGTTTCTGGTAATACATTTTGGGAGAAGAAAGATACAGGCGGTTATTGGGTATTAGATTCAGACAGACCTATAGCGGGTTTAAACGGTAATAGTTCTCAGGTTATCTTATCTGGTGGTTTATTGGCTTCTTCTGCCTATACCGATTCACAGTTTATTCCTGCACATGGAATACATTCAAGAGGCTTTGTTCAGACAGATGAAGGTTTTCAAAACAGATTCTACAAAGTAGATGAAAGAAACAGAATCTGGTCATTTGCTAATGCTGATAGTTATGGACTTTCCTATTATCAGGGAAGTGCCAATAGCCTGAATGAAGGTATAGGTTTCCATTTTGGAGATGCAGACCATCCTACTCATTTTCTGGGACGGTCAGGTCAGATTTATTCTAAACAAGGTATTTATTCTACTTCATTTACTACAGGAAATAACCAGGTTTTAAATTATGGTAATCCATCTACATTATATATAGGAAACCCTACTATTAATGCTATTATAGAATCTAATAACAATGATATAATACACTATAAGGATGGAGTAAATGGTGTAGTTTGGGATTCTCATAATTTAGATCCGTCAACTTTTGTTAAGTCATCAACTTTAAATAATTATGTTCCCTATAATGGTGCAACACAAGATGTTAATCTTGGGGCAAAGGATTTAGAATTTGATGGTGGGGGATCTATAAATAAACACCAAAATAATGTAAGAATATTTAATAAAGTTTATCAGGGCTATTATGATGTTGGGGGACATACAGGTATTTTAGCTATTAAAATGCCGCAAGCTTCACCAGATCAGGCTATGTTCAGTATTGATATCAATATTTATGGATATGAAAGTCAATACTTAGGTAAAGTGAATGTTGCTTTCTATAAATATGTATCAGGGACTATGGTCTCTAATGGTTCAAAAGCTATATGGGAAGTAACAGATAATTTTCCTACAACTACCGCCAGAATCGGAATTGGAACTGATGGATATCTCAGTATTTTATTAGGAGAGCCAAGTACATTTTGGAATGGGTACTTTTCATTTGAAGTAGCTAAAGTAGAAGTTAAATATGGAAACTATAATCTGGATTGGAATCTGGGATGGTCTCATGCGATAGAATCTAACTTTGACTTATATCCTGCCAATATCATTGTTTTGCCTTCTGATGTAGTGGCTACAAGAAGTTGGTTAACTAATTTTGCAGATAG of the Chryseobacterium viscerum genome contains:
- a CDS encoding 5-fold beta-flower protein codes for the protein MKKTLFFCSLLFCLSVGAQTIESGSHSTTGYIKSDGTIENNSHSTVGYIKNDGTVENKSRSTIGYIKSDGTIENKSRSTVGYVKEDGTVENSSHSTIGYIKDDGTVENSSHSTIGYARGVKKEWAAVVYFFFKLD
- a CDS encoding ATP-binding protein; translation: MESEQLQKLFTHLEKVITWRINNPSEDFNVGAPEFNTNNHENFQLGDYISGKELAHQEVVILLMALLPRLDPSLLKRIYLEFPGSELFDFCSTNDSGRLFYPTIQAAQYILGGDSISGRLKSLDYFSPDSVLSKEELIVFSGSAHEHALMNSQINVHEEAFNKIIFDTELLPKMSNDFPAEQILTRRSWTDLILPQTTLQELKSIEAWYNSSRILMEDWNMQTKLKPGFRVLFHGEPGTGKTLAASLLGKYTQRPVFRVDVSMLVSKYIGETEKQLAKLFNKAENKNWILFFDEADAIFGKRTSVKDSHDKYANQEVSYLLQRIETFSGLIILASNFKNNMDKAFTRRFHSCIQFNNPKHEERLRIWQQNLPEQLQLEDIDLEQIAQRYELTGSNIMNIIQDVSLKTIALKEPGYKVSADMLLDSIKKEYVKEDKIFM
- a CDS encoding lysozyme produces the protein MKTSQKGINLIVSFEGFSSKPYLDSAGIPTIGYGNTYYPGGKKVTMKDPAISKEKGIELFSSVLPTYEKIVNSKIKLMLTQNQFDALVSHTYNTGGSDGLFSLINKKADEQAIRNWFTTKYITAGGKTLNGLIRRRKAEADLFFSK